From Bacillota bacterium, a single genomic window includes:
- the efeU gene encoding iron uptake transporter permease EfeU, translated as MAAAALIMLREGIEAALIVAILLGYLRKIGRARHARHVWAGVTAAVAASLLLAALFSWLFGGLEGRAEGIFEGAVMLAAVAVLTSMILWMQAQARHLKGRLEHQVEHALSAGQLLGLSTIAFVAVLREGVESVLFLSAVFLAQPSAGAAAGALLGVAAAVLLAYLTFRASVRLDLRQFFFYTGLVLIVVAAGLLAAGVHELQEAGVLPTFVEHVWDINWLINEKSALGSFLKALVGYNANPSLLEVLAWIAYMATVGVRYVGATRPRPAVSAPASAT; from the coding sequence GTGGCCGCAGCCGCACTTATCATGCTTCGCGAGGGCATTGAAGCGGCTCTCATCGTCGCGATCCTGCTCGGATACCTTCGCAAGATCGGGCGGGCACGCCATGCCCGCCACGTCTGGGCCGGAGTAACGGCGGCGGTGGCTGCCAGCTTGCTTCTGGCTGCACTCTTCTCCTGGCTTTTCGGCGGCCTGGAGGGGCGCGCCGAGGGGATCTTCGAAGGCGCCGTGATGCTGGCGGCAGTTGCCGTGCTCACCTCCATGATCCTCTGGATGCAGGCGCAGGCCCGCCATCTGAAAGGCCGCCTGGAGCATCAGGTCGAGCACGCGCTGTCGGCCGGCCAGCTCCTGGGGCTTTCGACCATCGCGTTCGTGGCCGTGCTGCGGGAAGGCGTCGAGAGTGTGCTGTTCCTGAGCGCGGTCTTCCTCGCGCAGCCGAGCGCGGGCGCAGCCGCAGGGGCGCTGCTGGGCGTGGCGGCCGCGGTCTTGCTGGCCTACCTGACGTTCCGGGCGTCGGTGAGACTCGACCTGCGCCAGTTCTTCTTCTACACGGGCCTCGTGCTCATCGTGGTGGCGGCGGGGCTCCTTGCGGCCGGCGTCCACGAGCTGCAGGAAGCCGGCGTGCTGCCCACGTTCGTCGAGCACGTGTGGGACATCAACTGGCTCATCAACGAGAAGAGCGCGCTGGGCTCGTTTTTGAAGGCGCTCGTGGGGTACAACGCGAACCCGTCGCTGCTCGAGGTTCTCGCCTGGATCGCCTACATGGCGACCGTCGGCGTTCGGTACGTGGGTGCCACCCGGCCCCGCCCGGCCGTCTCGGCGCCGGCTTCAGCTACCTGA